Proteins encoded together in one Helicobacter pylori window:
- the hemJ gene encoding protoporphyrinogen oxidase HemJ — protein sequence MEFLSGYFLWIKAFHVIAVISWMAALFYLPRLFVYHAENVHKKEFVGVVQIQEKKLYSFIASPAMGFTLITGILMLLIEPTLFKSGGWLHAKLALVALLLAYHFYCKKCMRELEKDPTGKNARFYRVFNEIPTILMILIVILVVVKPF from the coding sequence ATGGAATTTTTGAGCGGGTATTTTTTATGGATCAAGGCTTTCCATGTGATAGCGGTCATTTCGTGGATGGCGGCGTTATTTTATTTGCCGCGCCTTTTTGTCTATCATGCAGAAAATGTGCATAAAAAAGAGTTTGTAGGAGTGGTTCAAATCCAAGAAAAAAAGCTCTATTCCTTTATCGCTTCACCGGCTATGGGTTTTACGCTTATTACAGGGATTTTAATGTTGTTGATAGAGCCAACGCTTTTTAAAAGTGGGGGTTGGTTGCATGCTAAATTGGCTTTAGTGGCATTGCTTTTAGCCTATCATTTTTACTGCAAAAAATGCATGCGCGAGCTGGAAAAAGACCCTACAGGGAAAAACGCAAGGTTTTATCGTGTGTTTAATGAAATACCCACGATTTTAATGATCCTCATTGTGATCTTAGTGGTTGTCAAGCCTTTTTAA
- a CDS encoding exodeoxyribonuclease VII small subunit, producing MQDELFETEKAPQKNAKNAKNAPKKNFEEHVHSLEQAIDRLNDPNLSLKDGMDLYKMAMQELFLAQKLLENAYSEYEKLQTPDKKA from the coding sequence ATGCAAGATGAATTATTTGAAACCGAAAAAGCCCCTCAAAAAAACGCTAAAAACGCTAAAAACGCCCCTAAAAAAAACTTTGAAGAGCATGTTCATTCTCTAGAGCAAGCCATAGATCGCTTGAATGATCCTAATTTGTCTTTAAAAGACGGGATGGATTTGTATAAAATGGCTATGCAAGAATTATTTTTGGCTCAAAAGCTTTTAGAAAACGCTTATTCAGAGTATGAAAAACTCCAAACGCCAGACAAAAAGGCTTAA
- a CDS encoding YigZ family protein, which translates to MKTLKNLITSKHQTKASRFLGYLMPFDDFEKTLLQLKKEHFKAAHFVTAFRYSLGGKITEGFSDDGEPKGSSGMPVLSVLRREDLINIGLVSVRYFGGTLLGVGGLMKAYAKSALLCVENAQRENALKDFVELETLSAHYSYKELDALQREIKKFSLQLNKKNFSNQSVEVEISGARDDLQAFLQQNKIN; encoded by the coding sequence GTGAAAACGCTTAAAAACCTTATCACCTCCAAGCACCAAACTAAAGCGTCTCGTTTTTTAGGGTATCTTATGCCTTTTGATGATTTTGAAAAAACCCTTTTGCAATTGAAAAAAGAGCATTTTAAAGCCGCGCATTTTGTAACGGCGTTCCGCTATTCTTTAGGGGGCAAAATCACGGAGGGTTTTAGCGATGATGGCGAGCCTAAAGGGAGTTCAGGCATGCCTGTGCTTAGCGTTTTAAGGCGAGAGGATTTGATCAATATAGGATTAGTGAGCGTGCGTTATTTTGGAGGCACGCTTTTAGGGGTGGGAGGCTTGATGAAAGCTTATGCTAAGAGCGCGTTATTGTGCGTAGAAAACGCTCAAAGAGAAAACGCTTTGAAGGATTTTGTGGAGTTAGAAACTTTAAGCGCTCATTATTCTTACAAAGAATTAGACGCTCTTCAGCGTGAAATTAAGAAATTTAGCTTACAATTAAACAAAAAGAATTTTTCAAACCAAAGCGTGGAAGTGGAAATCAGCGGTGCAAGAGACGATTTGCAAGCGTTTTTACAACAAAATAAGATAAATTAG
- a CDS encoding carbon-nitrogen hydrolase family protein, translating into MRVFALQLESFEENLMQSLFNSIPKKSVVVLPEYVINPFFHHNMGLDLNEINAQSARAIGFLSQKCEELDLIVSAPVLLEEDSKIYKKIALISKENIQYYTQQRLIPYPHWDEESFFDNEKSAFKELLVFKRDSLRIAPLFGFEAHFDEIWVQAKNQGVDVVLLSSVATFESNERWRLLCQMRAFCASCVVVRANRIGAYRQILVEGDQKNEFLWKFYGDSFVALPNGAIEDSLEGKMGALSAQIDKNDIDEWAKLWHFRTIKEG; encoded by the coding sequence ATGCGAGTGTTTGCTTTGCAATTAGAGTCTTTTGAAGAAAACCTCATGCAATCCCTATTCAACTCCATACCCAAGAAAAGCGTGGTGGTGTTGCCTGAATACGTGATCAACCCCTTTTTCCACCATAACATGGGATTGGATTTGAATGAGATTAACGCGCAGTCTGCGCGAGCGATTGGGTTTTTGTCGCAAAAATGCGAAGAATTAGATTTGATCGTTTCAGCCCCGGTGCTTTTAGAAGAAGATTCTAAAATCTATAAAAAAATCGCCCTCATTTCTAAAGAAAATATCCAGTATTACACGCAACAACGCCTAATCCCCTATCCTCACTGGGATGAAGAAAGCTTTTTTGACAATGAGAAAAGCGCTTTTAAAGAATTGTTAGTTTTTAAAAGAGACAGCTTAAGAATCGCCCCTTTGTTTGGCTTTGAAGCGCATTTTGATGAAATATGGGTTCAGGCTAAAAATCAGGGCGTGGATGTGGTGCTTTTAAGCAGCGTGGCCACTTTTGAATCCAATGAAAGGTGGCGGCTTTTGTGCCAGATGCGCGCTTTTTGCGCTTCTTGCGTGGTGGTTAGGGCTAATAGGATCGGGGCGTATCGCCAAATCCTTGTAGAAGGAGATCAAAAAAACGAATTTTTGTGGAAATTTTATGGGGATAGTTTTGTGGCCTTGCCTAATGGTGCTATTGAAGATTCTTTAGAGGGTAAAATGGGGGCTTTGAGCGCTCAAATAGATAAAAACGATATAGACGAATGGGCTAAATTGTGGCATTTTAGAACGATTAAAGAGGGTTGA
- a CDS encoding ABC transporter permease, giving the protein MFRLISAWVLQDKFLFIVCFILPFCLGVLGTQIFKQEIPRQLPIVVVDLDKTTTSHQVAFELGATSALQIKHQVASLLEAKRFLNSAEAYGALVLPRDLEKKIKMGRKVDLPFYYNAEYVLVGKTLKNAFLQTALTLDAKTLATKALVRDSNLISAKAQAMPIVLQLHALYNEENNYTQYLLSVMLPCMWLIFIAIGMLNFIQKISNMRELLISILANACVFSFWGMGMAFYFNLIGMEGNYTHLSLVFLAVVLMTLIMSGFVVLVYGVSKNAIETAGAIGVYTAPSFAFAGVTYPQNNMEIFGDFWSHCLPISHFMRFFLQEAYYKTDLTESLNSLMPLLFFLIFLALGLLVFYFSFKKDKASA; this is encoded by the coding sequence TTGTTCAGATTGATAAGCGCATGGGTTTTACAAGACAAGTTCTTGTTTATCGTGTGTTTTATATTGCCTTTTTGTTTAGGGGTTTTAGGCACGCAAATCTTTAAACAAGAAATCCCAAGACAGCTCCCTATCGTGGTGGTGGATTTGGATAAGACCACGACAAGCCATCAAGTAGCGTTTGAATTAGGCGCAACGAGCGCGCTTCAAATCAAACACCAAGTGGCTAGCCTTTTAGAAGCCAAACGCTTTTTAAATTCCGCTGAAGCGTATGGGGCGTTAGTTTTGCCTAGAGATTTAGAGAAAAAAATCAAAATGGGGCGAAAAGTGGATTTACCCTTTTATTATAACGCTGAGTATGTTTTAGTGGGGAAAACGCTCAAAAACGCCTTTTTACAAACTGCTTTGACTTTAGACGCTAAAACCTTAGCCACCAAAGCTTTAGTGCGAGATTCCAATTTGATTTCGGCTAAAGCCCAAGCAATGCCTATTGTTTTGCAATTGCATGCCCTATACAATGAAGAAAACAATTACACGCAATACCTTTTAAGCGTGATGCTGCCTTGCATGTGGCTCATTTTTATTGCGATTGGCATGCTCAATTTCATTCAAAAAATCTCTAACATGCGAGAGCTTTTGATCAGTATTTTAGCGAATGCGTGTGTGTTTAGCTTTTGGGGGATGGGCATGGCGTTTTATTTTAATCTCATTGGCATGGAGGGGAATTATACGCATTTGTCATTGGTCTTTTTAGCGGTAGTCTTGATGACGCTCATTATGAGCGGGTTTGTGGTGCTAGTTTATGGCGTTTCAAAAAACGCTATTGAAACCGCTGGCGCGATTGGGGTCTATACCGCTCCAAGCTTTGCGTTTGCTGGGGTAACTTACCCGCAAAACAACATGGAAATTTTTGGGGATTTTTGGAGCCATTGCTTGCCCATTAGCCATTTTATGAGATTCTTTTTACAAGAGGCCTATTATAAGACGGATTTAACAGAATCTTTAAATTCTTTAATGCCCCTTTTGTTCTTTTTAATCTTTTTAGCCTTAGGGCTTTTGGTTTTTTATTTTTCTTTTAAAAAAGACAAGGCTAGTGCATGA
- a CDS encoding ABC transporter permease, with the protein MNFFKILLMELRAIVSHKGVLLILIGAPLIYGLLYPLPYLKDIVTQQKIALVDEDNSFLSRQLAFMAQSSNELEIAFFSPSMLEAKKLLKEEKIYGILHIPSHFEANIHKQVPVTIDFYANANYFLIYGALANAVVGSINALNDEIRFKRNAQIEEAELGTDGIKIRPIALYNPSEGYLNYALSSVFIFILHQVMLIASSMFTSSRRLELALLDKKQIALRLCARLLVFMGAFSVFILWYFGALFSFYGIERHGSALMVFLNSLIFMLAALSLGSFLGAWIKNEAHTTQIVLISSLPLIFMMGFVWPFESLPSYLQVFVQIVPAYHGISLLGRLNQMHAEFVDVSIHFYALIAIFIVSFIGCVFKLSSLKKACENA; encoded by the coding sequence ATGAATTTTTTTAAAATCCTTTTAATGGAGTTAAGAGCCATTGTTTCTCATAAGGGCGTTTTATTGATCCTTATAGGCGCTCCTTTAATCTATGGCTTGTTATACCCTTTGCCTTATTTGAAAGACATCGTAACGCAGCAAAAAATCGCCCTTGTAGATGAAGACAATTCCTTCCTTTCTAGGCAATTAGCCTTCATGGCGCAAAGCTCCAACGAGTTAGAAATCGCTTTCTTTAGCCCCTCTATGCTGGAAGCCAAAAAGCTTTTAAAAGAAGAAAAAATTTATGGGATCTTACACATCCCTTCGCATTTTGAAGCTAATATCCATAAACAAGTGCCTGTAACGATAGATTTTTATGCGAACGCCAATTACTTTTTGATTTATGGCGCGTTAGCGAATGCGGTGGTGGGGAGCATCAATGCTTTAAACGATGAAATCAGGTTCAAACGCAACGCCCAAATAGAAGAAGCTGAATTAGGGACAGACGGGATTAAAATCAGGCCTATCGCCTTGTATAACCCTAGTGAGGGGTATTTGAATTACGCGCTCTCTAGCGTGTTTATTTTCATCTTACACCAAGTGATGCTCATTGCAAGCAGCATGTTTACTAGCTCCAGGCGTTTGGAATTAGCCCTTTTAGACAAGAAACAAATCGCTTTAAGGCTGTGCGCAAGACTCTTGGTGTTCATGGGAGCGTTTAGCGTTTTTATTTTATGGTATTTTGGGGCGCTGTTTTCTTTTTATGGGATCGAACGGCATGGGAGCGCTTTAATGGTGTTTTTGAATAGCTTGATTTTCATGCTTGCGGCCTTGAGTTTGGGGTCGTTTTTAGGGGCATGGATTAAAAATGAAGCCCACACCACTCAAATCGTTTTAATTTCTTCTTTGCCCTTGATTTTTATGATGGGTTTTGTGTGGCCTTTTGAATCCTTGCCCTCTTATTTACAGGTTTTCGTTCAAATAGTGCCAGCTTATCATGGGATCAGTTTGCTCGGGCGGTTGAATCAAATGCATGCGGAATTTGTGGATGTTTCCATCCATTTTTACGCGCTTATTGCGATTTTTATCGTGAGTTTTATAGGGTGCGTGTTCAAACTCAGCTCTTTAAAGAAAGCTTGTGAAAACGCTTAA
- the ubiE gene encoding bifunctional demethylmenaquinone methyltransferase/2-methoxy-6-polyprenyl-1,4-benzoquinol methylase UbiE, which yields MKKENRLKQEKIINMFDDIASSYDQANRLMSFGLDVKWRERACEHAFLFLENKKALRLVDVACGTGDMLVAWQKSALNCGIEFKECLGIDPSNNMLELAIKKCEELENKASFIQAQAKDLKGVESNSVDILSIAYGLRNIVERQEALKEFFRVLKPRGVLVILEFLKKDNPTWLDKISGFYTNKVLPLVGGAISKNYGAYSYLPQSIEGFLSLEGLKHELKNAGFEIVRTEDSIAQISTTMLVKKS from the coding sequence ATGAAAAAAGAAAATCGCCTCAAGCAAGAAAAAATCATCAACATGTTTGATGATATAGCCAGCTCTTACGATCAAGCCAACCGCTTGATGAGTTTTGGTTTAGACGTTAAATGGCGAGAAAGGGCTTGCGAGCATGCGTTTTTGTTTTTGGAAAACAAGAAAGCGTTAAGGCTTGTGGATGTGGCATGCGGGACAGGGGATATGCTTGTGGCTTGGCAAAAAAGCGCTCTCAATTGCGGTATAGAGTTTAAAGAATGTTTGGGGATTGACCCCTCTAATAACATGCTTGAATTGGCCATTAAAAAATGTGAAGAGCTTGAAAACAAAGCTTCTTTCATCCAAGCTCAAGCCAAAGATTTAAAGGGCGTTGAAAGTAACAGCGTGGATATCCTCTCCATTGCGTATGGCTTGCGTAATATCGTGGAAAGACAAGAGGCTTTAAAAGAGTTTTTTAGGGTGTTAAAACCCAGGGGCGTTTTAGTGATCTTAGAATTTTTAAAAAAGGATAACCCCACATGGTTGGATAAAATCTCAGGGTTTTACACGAATAAGGTTTTGCCTTTGGTGGGAGGGGCTATCAGTAAAAATTATGGCGCTTATTCTTATTTACCACAGTCCATTGAGGGGTTTTTGAGTTTGGAGGGTTTGAAACATGAATTAAAAAACGCAGGGTTTGAGATTGTAAGAACTGAAGATTCTATCGCTCAAATTTCAACGACCATGCTTGTTAAAAAAAGCTAA
- the serS gene encoding serine--tRNA ligase: MIDRKLLLQDFDKVALSLKKRNHAMDDELERLREAITHYKKQLIELEGLQAFQNKVSKEFGIKMAQKMGTSDLKKELENNKIKLNELSKSVGEAEQEMDLKLSIIPNLVDEKTPLGANEEDNIEIKKILTPRNFTFKPKEHFELAQKNGWIDFESGVKLAKSRFSVIRGFGAKIYRALIYLMLDFNEKNGFEIVYTPALVNEKMLFGTGQLPKFKEDVFKIENENLYLIPTAEVTLTNLYNDTIISVENLPIKMTAHTPCFRSEAGSAGKDTRGMIRQHQFDKVELVAITHPKESDAMQECMLESASEILRALELPHRFVQLCSGDLGFSASNTIDIEVWLPGQNCYREISSVSNTRDFQARRAKIRFKENQKNQLAHTLNGSSLAVGRTMVALMENHQQADGSIHIPKALEKYL, from the coding sequence ATGATTGATAGAAAACTTTTATTGCAAGATTTTGACAAGGTGGCTCTTTCTTTAAAAAAGCGTAACCATGCGATGGACGATGAATTAGAGCGTTTGCGCGAAGCCATCACGCATTATAAAAAACAACTCATTGAATTAGAGGGCTTACAAGCCTTTCAAAACAAGGTTTCTAAAGAATTTGGTATTAAAATGGCTCAAAAAATGGGTACAAGCGATCTCAAAAAAGAGCTAGAAAACAATAAAATCAAACTGAATGAGCTTTCCAAAAGCGTGGGCGAAGCAGAACAAGAAATGGATTTAAAGCTTTCCATAATCCCTAATTTAGTGGATGAAAAAACCCCTTTAGGCGCGAATGAAGAAGACAACATAGAGATTAAAAAAATCTTAACCCCAAGAAATTTTACTTTCAAACCTAAAGAGCATTTTGAACTCGCTCAAAAAAACGGCTGGATTGATTTTGAAAGCGGCGTGAAACTTGCCAAAAGCCGTTTTTCGGTCATTAGGGGTTTTGGGGCGAAAATTTATCGCGCGCTCATTTATTTAATGCTGGATTTTAATGAAAAAAACGGCTTTGAAATCGTCTACACGCCGGCGTTAGTGAATGAAAAAATGCTTTTTGGGACCGGGCAATTACCCAAATTCAAAGAAGATGTTTTCAAAATAGAAAATGAAAATTTGTATCTGATCCCCACCGCTGAGGTAACGCTCACCAATTTATACAACGACACGATTATTAGCGTTGAAAACCTCCCCATTAAAATGACCGCGCACACGCCTTGTTTCAGGAGCGAAGCAGGGAGCGCGGGCAAGGATACAAGGGGGATGATAAGACAACACCAGTTTGATAAAGTAGAGCTAGTGGCTATCACGCACCCTAAAGAAAGCGATGCGATGCAAGAGTGCATGCTAGAGAGCGCGAGCGAAATTTTAAGGGCTTTGGAATTACCGCACCGGTTCGTGCAATTGTGCAGTGGGGATTTAGGCTTTAGCGCGAGCAACACGATAGACATTGAAGTGTGGCTGCCTGGGCAAAATTGTTACAGAGAAATCAGCTCCGTGTCTAACACGAGGGATTTTCAAGCTAGGCGCGCTAAAATCCGCTTCAAAGAGAATCAAAAAAACCAATTAGCGCACACCTTAAACGGATCTTCTTTAGCGGTAGGCAGGACGATGGTCGCTTTAATGGAAAACCACCAGCAAGCGGATGGGAGCATCCATATTCCTAAGGCGTTAGAAAAATACCTTTAA
- a CDS encoding biotin/lipoyl-binding protein: MSNSMLDKNKAILTGGGALLLGLIVLFYLAYRPKAEVLQGFLEAREYSVSSKVPGRIEKVFVKKGDHIKKGDLVFSISSPELEAKLAQAEAGHKAAKALSDEVKRGSRDETINSARDVWQAAKSQANLAKETYKRVQDLYDNGVASLQKRDEAYAAYESTKYNESAAYQKYKMALGGASSESKIAAKAKESAALGQVNEVESYLKDVKALAPIDGEVSNVLLSSGELSPKGFPVVLMIDLKDSWLKISVPEKYLNEFKVGKEFEGYIPALKRSAKFRVKYLSVMGDFATWKATNNSNTYDMKSYEVEAIPLEELENFRVGMSVLVTIKP; this comes from the coding sequence ATGTCAAATAGCATGTTGGATAAAAATAAAGCGATTCTTACAGGGGGTGGGGCTTTATTATTAGGGCTAATCGTGCTTTTTTATTTAGCTTATCGTCCTAAGGCTGAAGTGTTGCAAGGGTTTTTGGAGGCCAGAGAATACAGCGTGAGCTCCAAAGTCCCTGGCCGCATTGAAAAGGTGTTTGTTAAAAAAGGCGATCACATTAAAAAGGGCGATTTAGTTTTTAGCATTTCTAGCCCTGAATTAGAAGCCAAGCTCGCTCAAGCTGAAGCCGGGCATAAAGCCGCTAAAGCGCTTAGCGATGAAGTGAAAAGAGGCTCAAGAGATGAAACGATCAATTCTGCGAGGGACGTTTGGCAAGCGGCAAAATCCCAAGCGAATTTGGCTAAGGAGACTTATAAGCGCGTTCAAGATTTGTATGACAATGGCGTGGCGAGTTTGCAAAAACGCGATGAAGCCTATGCGGCCTATGAAAGCACCAAATACAACGAGAGCGCGGCTTACCAAAAGTATAAAATGGCTTTAGGGGGGGCGAGTTCTGAAAGTAAGATTGCCGCTAAGGCTAAAGAGAGCGCGGCGCTAGGGCAAGTGAATGAAGTGGAATCCTACTTAAAAGATGTCAAAGCCCTAGCCCCTATTGATGGGGAAGTGAGTAACGTGCTTTTGAGCAGCGGTGAGCTTAGCCCTAAGGGCTTTCCTGTGGTGCTCATGATAGATTTAAAGGATAGTTGGTTAAAAATCAGCGTGCCTGAAAAGTATTTGAACGAGTTTAAAGTGGGTAAGGAATTTGAAGGCTATATCCCAGCGTTGAAAAGAAGCGCGAAATTCAGGGTCAAATATTTGAGTGTGATGGGGGATTTTGCGACTTGGAAAGCGACGAATAATTCCAACACTTATGACATGAAAAGCTATGAAGTGGAGGCCATACCCTTAGAAGAGTTGGAAAATTTTAGGGTAGGGATGAGCGTGTTAGTTACCATTAAACCTTAA
- a CDS encoding HlyC/CorC family transporter — protein MGRNQGAYLDPSESILMLMVAFLLVLLNAFFVLSEFALVKVRKTRLEELVKIGNSNAKLALKMSQRLDTYLSATQLGITLSSLALGWVGEPAIAKLLAALFESMDLRENPIFIHSMSVVIAFLSITFLHVVLGEIVPKSLAIAKSEKAALFAARPLHVFWVVFYPVVRLFDVIAHFFLKKVGINPKEHDGTHSEEELKIIVGESLREGIIDSVEGEIIKNAVDFSDTSAKEIMTPRKDMVCLDEENSYEENIDIVLKSRFTRYPYCKGSKDNIIGMVHIRDLLSRSIFTPKMHDFNQIVRKMIIVPESASISQILIKMKKEQIHTALVIDEYGGTAGLLTMEDIIEEIMGEISDEYDLKQEGVNKLEEGVFELEGMLDLESVEEVLHIEFDKECEQVTLGGYVFSLLERMPMEGDTIVSHGYSFEVLSVDGARIKRLKAVKQDQGENEA, from the coding sequence ATGGGGAGGAATCAAGGAGCTTATTTGGATCCGTCTGAATCGATTTTGATGTTGATGGTTGCTTTTTTATTGGTGCTGTTGAACGCTTTTTTTGTGCTTTCAGAGTTTGCCCTTGTGAAAGTGCGTAAAACCCGCTTAGAAGAGCTGGTTAAAATCGGTAATTCCAACGCTAAACTCGCTTTAAAGATGAGTCAAAGACTAGACACTTATTTGAGCGCTACGCAGTTAGGCATCACCCTTTCTTCATTAGCTTTAGGCTGGGTGGGTGAGCCCGCTATCGCAAAATTGTTAGCCGCGCTGTTTGAGTCTATGGATTTGAGAGAAAATCCTATTTTTATCCATTCAATGAGCGTGGTCATAGCGTTTTTAAGCATCACTTTTTTGCATGTTGTGCTAGGCGAGATTGTGCCTAAATCTTTAGCGATCGCTAAATCTGAAAAAGCCGCTCTTTTTGCCGCGCGCCCTTTGCATGTGTTTTGGGTCGTGTTTTACCCGGTGGTGCGCCTGTTTGATGTGATTGCTCATTTCTTTTTAAAAAAAGTGGGCATCAATCCTAAAGAACATGATGGCACGCATTCTGAAGAAGAGTTAAAAATCATTGTGGGCGAGAGTTTGAGAGAGGGCATTATTGATTCGGTGGAGGGCGAAATCATTAAAAACGCGGTGGATTTTTCTGACACGAGCGCTAAAGAAATCATGACCCCACGAAAAGACATGGTGTGTTTGGACGAAGAAAACAGCTATGAAGAAAATATAGACATTGTTTTAAAAAGCCGCTTCACGCGCTACCCTTATTGTAAGGGGTCTAAGGATAACATTATCGGCATGGTGCATATTAGAGACTTGCTCTCTCGCTCTATTTTTACCCCCAAAATGCATGATTTCAATCAAATCGTTAGGAAAATGATCATCGTCCCTGAAAGCGCTTCCATTTCTCAAATCCTTATTAAAATGAAAAAAGAGCAAATCCATACCGCTTTGGTGATTGATGAATACGGCGGCACGGCCGGGTTGCTCACTATGGAAGACATTATTGAAGAGATCATGGGCGAGATTAGCGACGAATACGATTTGAAACAAGAGGGCGTGAACAAGCTTGAAGAGGGCGTGTTTGAATTAGAGGGCATGCTGGATTTAGAGAGCGTAGAAGAAGTGCTTCACATTGAATTTGACAAAGAATGCGAGCAGGTAACGCTTGGGGGCTATGTTTTCAGCTTGCTAGAGCGCATGCCTATGGAGGGGGATACAATCGTTTCGCATGGGTATTCTTTTGAAGTCTTAAGCGTGGATGGGGCCAGGATAAAACGCTTGAAAGCGGTTAAACAAGATCAGGGAGAAAATGAAGCATGA